CGGGCACAGCGCGCTCCGGGCCTCCGTCATGGGCTACATCGAGCGGCCGGCGACCCCGGATGAACTACGGGCGATGAAGGACCTGCTGGCCCGGTCGTTGGACGAGGGCGGGGCGGGGTTGAGCACCGGGCTGATCTACTCGCCCGGGATGTTCGCCGCGCCGGAAGAAATCGTCGAGCTGGCCCGCGTGGTCGCCGGGTGGGGCGGAATCTATACCTCGCACATGCGCAGCGAGGGCGGGCGGCTGCTGGAGGCGCTGGACGAGACGATCGGGATAGGTCGGGCGACGGGCGTCCGCGTGGAGGTGTCCCACCTCAAGACCTCCGGCCGGGCCCACTGGGGGAAAATCGATGCCGCGCTGGACCGGGTACGCGCGGCGCGGGCCGCCGGGCTGGACGTGGCCGCCGACCGCTATCCGTACACCGCGTCCTGCACGGACCTGGACGTCATCCTCCCCGCCTGGGCCTCCGGCGGCGGGCGCGACGAGGTGCTCAAGCGCCTGCGCGATCCCGCGCTCCGCGCCCGCATTCGTGCGGATGTGGCCAATTCCCGCGATGCGGCCTACTGGGCCGACCTGCGCATCGGCTCGACCCGCCACCCGGACAACGCCCGTTTCAAGGGCCGGCCCATGCCCGAGGCCGCGCGCGAACTCGGCCTCGAGCCGGTGGACGCCGCCCTGTACCTGGTGGACACGGACGAGCTTCACACGTCGGGGATCTTTTTCGGCATGAGCGAGGAGAACATGCGGCGCATTCTTGCCGAACCGTACGTCATGATCGGGTCCGACGCCTCCCTGCGCGCGCCGACCGGCCCGTTGAGCCAC
This portion of the Kiritimatiellia bacterium genome encodes:
- a CDS encoding D-aminoacylase — encoded protein: MTLDLLIRGGVLLDGTGSAERRADVGVKGDRIEAVGDLAGAEAVRVISASNGCVCPGFIDVHSHSDAYLLIEPSAPSKVFQGVTTEVVGNCGASAAPRLGRYLMPSDWRAMPYPGSWGTVAEYRALLEQVKPAVNVVLLIGHSALRASVMGYIERPATPDELRAMKDLLARSLDEGGAGLSTGLIYSPGMFAAPEEIVELARVVAGWGGIYTSHMRSEGGRLLEALDETIGIGRATGVRVEVSHLKTSGRAHWGKIDAALDRVRAARAAGLDVAADRYPYTASCTDLDVILPAWASGGGRDEVLKRLRDPALRARIRADVANSRDAAYWADLRIGSTRHPDNARFKGRPMPEAARELGLEPVDAALYLVDTDELHTSGIFFGMSEENMRRILAEPYVMIGSDASLRAPTGPLSHDHPHPRAYGTFPRFLRAALDGRTVGLPEAIRKMTSLPARQFNLKDRGEIAVGKKADIVVFDPDGVGDAATYEQPHQLARGIEALLVNGVPVLAGGSPTGERPGRFLD